gtgcttgattcACTTGCTTTCACTTTCCTTTGCTGCTTGTATGTATGGCTGGCAAGTTTTGTTAGCTTGTTTTCTTGCGAGGGTGGAGATGTGGGGATCTTTAAAGTGTGTGATGCTAAATGTTTGAATGTGGGTTTATATATACTGTCTAATGAAGATTCTCAGAAATCTCTCTATCTAAATCACCAGGTGGTTGAATTAATGAGACCCTATGTTGTAAACAGTAATTTTCTGATCGATGCATTTGCATTTTGCACCTGATGCTATGATCATGCTAAGATGAACTGAGTTTTAAGCTTATTTAGAGAATCTTGAGATTACTTGAACTAGATGCTTGCGAGAAAAATCAGACATTTCTGCGTTTCATTTCTAGATTTTTATTAATTACAAACATTTTATGAATGCTAATCGTGaagtgtttttttgtttttttttgttgagAAAATCGATATTTTCACCTTTCATTCTAGATTTATTGtaattacaaaaaattcataaatgctAATCATCCAAGTTTTTGGCTTTTCATTTCTGGATTTTCAAGAATTACAATAGTATATTGTTTTCAACTTTCCAAGACTAAGAAATCAATGCTAATCATGTAACTTTTTTGAGAAAAATCTCATATAGGCATTTTTCGCTTTTGATTTCTAGACTTCCAAGTCATAAAATTTCGGACGTGCTAATCATGTAAGTTTTTTCAAGAAGAATCAAACAGGCATTTTTGGCTTTTCATATTAGTAACTACAAAAATTTCaccttgtttttaatttttcgaGACTTAAGAAATCTATAAAACATAAGAATGCTTCCCAACCTTCTTATACAAAGCTGAAAACAAAGTAgtgtttttttttctaaaattatttacTACAACAATTCGAGCTCTTATCCTAAAAAAGCTCATCAAGATTTCTAAATTGGAAGACAATCAAGAGGCTCACATGAAAGGAAATGAGTAGATGAAGACAGCTTGGGCATTTGCTTCATCCCCATGTACACTTGATGCTGAGGTACTTCTCAGTCGAGGCAACTTTTCTTCACGGTTTACACAAGCACTCATACACTAACATATCTACTGAAAAACCAAGAGTCCATTTAGTTATGaaacaattttcattttacaTTTTAGTCTAAAGAATTAAGAAACAAGTTAACTAATTTTTctattttacaatatttgtattaaataaataaataacaataaacaaaTTTAGCCTTATTTGCTTGTAAaaatagtcttttttttttttcatttttaatgtttCAAATAGTTACAAATATGCcattttattttccaattttctaaatttatataaaaaaatttaaaatatctttttattatttttaaattttttgactTCTTAATTTACATACAGAGCATGACATACAAATCTTCAACTTTCATTTATGTGAATTATATAttgagtttctttcaaatccacaTAATTTCAAATCCAAATCTCAAAATCCAAAGTCCTAAATAAtaacttatataattttttaaaataagttatgttttctaaaacaaaattttgattttctacTATTTTAGTACAAATttcaaaacacttgaaaataaactaaaactttaataatttttttaaaatttaaaataaaaaataaaaaatattttcctcgaACAAGACCCAATTCCCAAATGGAGGCTTTACGGCAAGCAAGGGATGCAAACAAGAGGGAATGTCTCCAAAGAAAGTCCTAACCTCTGTTTGTGTTGAGATTGACCATAATTTCCCCGAGAAATTGTCACATATAAGatgtgaagagagagagagagagattgatacGTTAGAATGGAatagaataaaatgaaattgatatatataattttacatatttattgtataatttttcatttcattccactTACATTGCATTCCGTTCTAGCGTACCAAACATTGAGTTAAATGACCATAAATTCTAGAACTCAAACCATTCTCCATGGGTTCAAATCTACCTAGAGCAGGACGCCGACCTAGTTTAGCTGTGGAGTCTGGGCCTaaacatttttgtacattttAATTTCTACAGGGCTTATAAGTATGGTGTGAACTGGATACAGAACATACTTACAATATTCTACAGTTGTTTAACAGAACAGACGAAGTAGCTCAGACAAATGTACAGCCAAAGAGATTATTACTTCTACTCTTTCTGCTGGGCTGCCTCGACATACTGCTCAGCAAGTTTCTTCACCTTCTCACCTTCCTTGACAAGGAAATTCGCATTCTTGGCTTTCAAGTGATATTTCATCACTTTATCTGTGGTTTTTGCAACTGCCCATCTATACTGTTCGGTTGTGATAATCCCACTTTTACACAGTGGTCTGATGTGCTCTTTGATGTAGGCTTCCACCTATTTGGAGTTTTAGACCAACTAATCAGCAAAAGGATGTCCAAGCACAATACAAGTGGTTCAAGAAAAAGAACAAGCAACTGGATCTTTTGAGCAACTAGCACTAAACAATATGTAGCATCAATTATATAAAGTAAAAGTAAGGAAAAAGTACCAGTGACAAATTGTTTATTTAGTACCTTCTTATGTACAGAAGAGCTGCCATCGGACAGCTTGTCCATGTTACTGGTGGAATCCTTCTTTTCCCTTGGGAAATTTTCGGCCTTTTGAGAAGGATTGGGTGAATTTTGTCTCACAGAAGAGTTCTGACCAGTGAAGGCCACCGCTTTTTCTGTATGGCCCTCAGTCTCAGCAGCTATCCTCTTGGTTAAAGCTTCTGCATCTACCAGATCGTGCATGTTTCTTGGTACATTCTCCTGAAACCTCACAGCCAGTGGTTCCCTATCTGGGCCATATAATTCTTCACATTCTGCGAGAGAAGGCTCTTCACCTTCACCATGTAAAGATTCTGGTGGAACATATGATGTGTCCGTCCTACTCTCTGTGCTTGAGCATCTGACACCTGTACTGGCATGCTGCTCAAGTGAACAATGAGATTCCTTTGGCACTTCAACAGAGCTCTGAAAACCCTTAGAATCAACTGCATTTGATGGATTGGTATTATGAGTTGAAAAGACTACTTTCATTTTCGACTCCCCTTCTTCTGGTTGCAGCTTAGGAAACTTTCCAGCAGTGGCACCCATATAGTCTTCATCTTCCAAATCATACTCAAAATCACCATATATATCCAATTCTGTGTTAGAATCCATTTCGAACACGTTACTAGGTCCTTCCCCTATGATCTTTGTTGAGTTGTTGTCCTCGTCAAGTTCTTTTGTGTCATGATGAGGACTGCCTGTGGGGGAATCAGATAAAAGGCCTGCATTTCTTAATGCTTCCTCAACTGCAGGATCAGTAGAGCTTTCAGTGTTTATTTGTTTTGATCCACTGGTGGAAACAACTGAACTGGGGGAAGGATTTACTTCTGTGGCTTCAAGAGATCTGCTGTGCTCTGAATGATGCAATAGCTCCTGAGAACATAGATTCACATACACTAGCTTGCTATTTGACCTATCAGCAACCACCTTTTCAATATTAATCGCATCCGCAACAGCCAACTCTGTAACTGCAGTTCGGCAAATGACTGGTAGATTGGCTTTCTTCAAGAAGTGCTCAGTCAGGCGATAAAGCTGTGCCTGTAAAAGAACTGTTTCCTAATTAATATGAACGAGACAATCAATCTCAATGCATGGTAACTCTAAAAAACTGCAGCAAACTCAATATGCAAGTAATCTGTACAACAAATACCAACTGAGGAAATTTGGTAAGGTCTCCGtagaaaaatttaaatttgaaacaaTTAAGGGTGTGCGAGAGTTTAAATCCAGAAAAAAGTCAGTTACATTGACCGAATAATGTTAAATTGAATATTGTGCAGCTTTTGCTAAGCCCAACTCAGAGAGACTTGGCAGTGCTGACAATGACGGTGATGGATAATGTTGAAGAGAGCGGCAGCAGTGGCTGCAAAGTGAAGCTAATAAAGGTAACAGAGCGGTTATGTTAGTCATGGGTTGTGGCGGCAGTGCCGAGATGCACCAACAATGAGAAGGTGCTAAATGGAGTACAAATGGTAGGCCAACTGCATTGTGGTGTGGTAGTGTTGTACTGCAGAATGGAGGGGCAGAATGGAGTTGGGTGTCTAGGTAATACTTTATTTCCTCAAAATTGAGGAAAAAACATATTGAAACCTTCTTTCTTTAGGATTCTGATTTCTGAAGGATTTGGAGTACATTTCTCTGTTCATCTCTTCCAGTAACACATCCCAATTTATAACATTCACATCTTGCATTGAAACACAAATTGGAATCTAGCAGCCAAATTTcaatctcatttcatataaaaaacCAAAAGATCCAAAGGCAATATCAATTTAAGAAAGGGCTAATGTATGGAACAACtaggaaaaattgagacaagGCACAGCCTACCTGCCTAACTGATACAGGAATTTTGTTATGGCGACTAGGTGCCAATATAGGTCTCATATCAACTGGCAACTGAGCCTGCTCAAATCAACCAGGAAAAAATCATTTCATTAGCAGAATATCAAACAGAATGAAATCCCATTTATTGAAACCAAACGACAAGAACAAATCTTCACATACCAGTAACAGGTAATTTCCTTTAAGCAGCACACTGTCCTGTTTTTCATGTGTTTCACTTTTTCCTGCAACAGCAGTTCTTCTTGCAAGAACCTCCATCGCCCATTTCCTCTTATCACTCTTTATATCATCAGACTTAGGAACCATTTCCTTCTGTAAATTAACTTTAGAACCACCTGAAAGTGAAACAGATGGCCCTTGTGGGCATCCATTTGGATGCACTTTACCAGAAGCAGTTTCAGCCTTTACACAGGAAAGATTATTGCTATTCCCCTTCTTACCAAGTGAAGGAATGCCCATCTGTGGCAAAACCTTATTTGTCTCTGATAGTTTGACAGTAGAATTGTCAAGAGATATTTTATGAGCCTCTCCCCTTATTGCAGGTTCTTTATTCTGTTCAAGGTTGCCATCAGCTTTAAGAATGGATAGAGGCTTAATGTCATCTTTCCGTGGGAAAACAGATGTATCTGCTAAATACAATCTGGACAGAATTGGGTTGGTGACCACACATTTGGGGCTCTGTTCTATATCCCCACTGTCAGCACTCTTCGTTAGGAGGCCAAGAACTGACTTTAATGTCTCTATTTTTTCAGGCTTAGTAATTCTCATGCAGCGGTGTTTCCAGAATTCTATTTGACAATCCCGATCCCATGCACGCCTTCGCCTTCCACTAGATGTCCCATAAATTTTCTTTGTTAAATTATCACGTGTCCTCCCTTTTTGCAACATTAACTTCTTCACCTTTACAACTGAAGGTGATAATTTTTTAACTGGTTCAGTCCTAGGTCCTGTTACGACAGCCCTGAATGCAGCAAGAAGTTTTGGGTCAAGAAGGTTCTTCCCTAAGTCAGCAGAGGATTTGTTACGGACAGCTtctcttatttcttttcttaatttttgaactatgacagatgactccTTGTCCTCAGAAGCTATCCTCATTATCTTTTTAACCCTTAAGCCAGCTGCATTCTCTGTTTCTTTAGAGACTTTATCAGCAGGATGTGGACGCATAAGTCCCTTGATGGGTCTATGATCAGATCCCTGAACTATACTCATTATGTCTAAAGAAGCATTCTCGTTTTGTATATTTTTTGATTTGTCATCTTCAGAAATTGCAGACAGACATTTTTGGGATACCTCTGAAACTAGTTCACGCGTTAGGTCATTTGAAGAAATCATCCGAGCACCTCTCTTGGTTTTAATTCTCTTTGCTGAAACTCCATTCTGAACATCAGCTTTAATTTCTCCATCCTCAGTGCTGGTATGAATTTTGTCACTGATAGATATCATACCATTTTGAAGGGAAAATGGATCAACGAGTCAGATTCTACGTTCAACAAAAGgctaataatacaaaaaaaatttcaattcaaagGATTGAGCAAGTAAAAGCCAAGAACTATCAACACACTCATAGACTAAGTAACAATGAGACCCGCACTTTGTTATACATTTGTGTGTTATCGTCAACCACAATGCATGCCTTTTGCCTTCACTTTTATATGTAATATCACAAGAATTAAACATGCAATTAGAAACTTGCAGACGTAGCTATTGAGACAATG
This window of the Malania oleifera isolate guangnan ecotype guangnan chromosome 6, ASM2987363v1, whole genome shotgun sequence genome carries:
- the LOC131157016 gene encoding uncharacterized protein At4g10930 isoform X2, with amino-acid sequence MPSMHKCDQANAGSEYSVRDAFSGKVSVSVADAGETAVVVSMVEENQETEEPNEKFSILEIEDDLKIGTFSSTYDVNSPNLEMSLKQMTNIQPNLEAQELKLSLSQDPSFNLPLTSSVNSKLKTSCGDKAMIEPSGFDRCRISPKKLLDESHVKELSESEVNMDLQLGLSVGSFLSVSSMPNDGAKDKAIGDVLQHHRSDEQLSSVNKIEPDADEDVVAIAGVKRKHSDCSDKIHTSTEDGEIKADVQNGVSAKRIKTKRGARMISSNDLTRELVSEVSQKCLSAISEDDKSKNIQNENASLDIMSIVQGSDHRPIKGLMRPHPADKVSKETENAAGLRVKKIMRIASEDKESSVIVQKLRKEIREAVRNKSSADLGKNLLDPKLLAAFRAVVTGPRTEPVKKLSPSVVKVKKLMLQKGRTRDNLTKKIYGTSSGRRRRAWDRDCQIEFWKHRCMRITKPEKIETLKSVLGLLTKSADSGDIEQSPKCVVTNPILSRLYLADTSVFPRKDDIKPLSILKADGNLEQNKEPAIRGEAHKISLDNSTVKLSETNKVLPQMGIPSLGKKGNSNNLSCVKAETASGKVHPNGCPQGPSVSLSGGSKVNLQKEMVPKSDDIKSDKRKWAMEVLARRTAVAGKSETHEKQDSVLLKGNYLLLAQLPVDMRPILAPSRHNKIPVSVRQAQLYRLTEHFLKKANLPVICRTAVTELAVADAINIEKVVADRSNSKLVYVNLCSQELLHHSEHSRSLEATEVNPSPSSVVSTSGSKQINTESSTDPAVEEALRNAGLLSDSPTGSPHHDTKELDEDNNSTKIIGEGPSNVFEMDSNTELDIYGDFEYDLEDEDYMGATAGKFPKLQPEEGESKMKVVFSTHNTNPSNAVDSKGFQSSVEVPKESHCSLEQHASTGVRCSSTESRTDTSYVPPESLHGEGEEPSLAECEELYGPDREPLAVRFQENVPRNMHDLVDAEALTKRIAAETEGHTEKAVAFTGQNSSVRQNSPNPSQKAENFPREKKDSTSNMDKLSDGSSSVHKKVEAYIKEHIRPLCKSGIITTEQYRWAVAKTTDKVMKYHLKAKNANFLVKEGEKVKKLAEQYVEAAQQKE
- the LOC131157016 gene encoding uncharacterized protein At4g10930 isoform X1 encodes the protein MASPSAPLSPAKTGWRSFSDDTMEVESTGNSVPEEDTLEVDDENDGSPFEGEKCGICMEIIIDRGVLDCCEHCFCFICIDNWATVTNLCPLCQNEFQLITCVPVYDTIGSNKVDENSFSRVDDWCIEGKSNTLSFPSYYIDENAVICLDGDGCKIRTGSATIEEDSNLDTSIACDSCDIWYHAFCVGFDPEGASESTWLCPRCASDETIQKSDMPSMHKCDQANAGSEYSVRDAFSGKVSVSVADAGETAVVVSMVEENQETEEPNEKFSILEIEDDLKIGTFSSTYDVNSPNLEMSLKQMTNIQPNLEAQELKLSLSQDPSFNLPLTSSVNSKLKTSCGDKAMIEPSGFDRCRISPKKLLDESHVKELSESEVNMDLQLGLSVGSFLSVSSMPNDGAKDKAIGDVLQHHRSDEQLSSVNKIEPDADEDVVAIAGVKRKHSDCSDKIHTSTEDGEIKADVQNGVSAKRIKTKRGARMISSNDLTRELVSEVSQKCLSAISEDDKSKNIQNENASLDIMSIVQGSDHRPIKGLMRPHPADKVSKETENAAGLRVKKIMRIASEDKESSVIVQKLRKEIREAVRNKSSADLGKNLLDPKLLAAFRAVVTGPRTEPVKKLSPSVVKVKKLMLQKGRTRDNLTKKIYGTSSGRRRRAWDRDCQIEFWKHRCMRITKPEKIETLKSVLGLLTKSADSGDIEQSPKCVVTNPILSRLYLADTSVFPRKDDIKPLSILKADGNLEQNKEPAIRGEAHKISLDNSTVKLSETNKVLPQMGIPSLGKKGNSNNLSCVKAETASGKVHPNGCPQGPSVSLSGGSKVNLQKEMVPKSDDIKSDKRKWAMEVLARRTAVAGKSETHEKQDSVLLKGNYLLLAQLPVDMRPILAPSRHNKIPVSVRQAQLYRLTEHFLKKANLPVICRTAVTELAVADAINIEKVVADRSNSKLVYVNLCSQELLHHSEHSRSLEATEVNPSPSSVVSTSGSKQINTESSTDPAVEEALRNAGLLSDSPTGSPHHDTKELDEDNNSTKIIGEGPSNVFEMDSNTELDIYGDFEYDLEDEDYMGATAGKFPKLQPEEGESKMKVVFSTHNTNPSNAVDSKGFQSSVEVPKESHCSLEQHASTGVRCSSTESRTDTSYVPPESLHGEGEEPSLAECEELYGPDREPLAVRFQENVPRNMHDLVDAEALTKRIAAETEGHTEKAVAFTGQNSSVRQNSPNPSQKAENFPREKKDSTSNMDKLSDGSSSVHKKVEAYIKEHIRPLCKSGIITTEQYRWAVAKTTDKVMKYHLKAKNANFLVKEGEKVKKLAEQYVEAAQQKE